Sequence from the Clostridium cylindrosporum DSM 605 genome:
TCCACAGTATCATCACCTGAAGATAACTTTCCAGCTTTTTGTATAAGTCCTAGAAAACTATATAGCTTATTCACTTTGAAGTTCTTTCTTTAAATTTTCATATACTTCAGGTGATATAGGTGATGAAAGCGCTCTTTCAAAACGCTTTGCTTTATAAGCTTTATCAAAACAGTCAATACATTTACAAACATATGATCCACGTCCTGGAGATTTTCCAGTAAGATCTACCTTAATATCGCCATCTTTATTTTTAACGACTCTAACAAGTTCTTTTTTCGGCTTCATTTCTTGACATCCAAGACACATTCTTTCAGGAATTTTCTTTACCTTCACTATGCATCCTCTCCTTCAATTGCATCAGTTGAAATTTCAACAGTATTTTCTTCTATAACAGTATCTTCTACTATATCACCAGAAGGTATAATATCTACTTCTTCTTCAATAGCTGCAGCTTGAGATTCACTTTTAATGTCAATTTTCCATCCAGTAAGTTTTGCTGATAGTCTAGCATTTTGTCCTTCTTTTCCTATTGCTAGTGAAAGTTGATAGTCAGGAACTACAACCTTAGCACTTTTTTCGTCTTCGTTAATTTTAACACTTACAACCTTTGAAGGGCTTAGTGCATTAGCAATAAACTCAGCAGGTTCCTTGCTCCACTTAACAATGTCAATTTTTTCTCCCTTTAGCTCTGAAACTATACTTTGAACTCTCATTCCACTTGGTCCAACACATGCTCCTGTTGCATCAACATTTTCATCCTTTGAATAAACTGCAATCTTTGTTCTTGAACCAGCTTCTCTAGCAATGCTTTTGATTTCTACTGTTCCATCAAATATTTCAGGAACTTCCATTTCAAATAATCTCTTTATAATTCCAGGATGTGTTCTTGAAATTGAGATATTTGGTCCCTTTGAAGTCTTTTTAACTTCAACAACATAAAACTTAAGAATATCTCCATGCTTATATACTTCGTTTGGCATTTGTTCTGTTGGAGTTAAGAAAGTTTCTAATCTTCCAATATCTACAAGGATATTTTGTTTTTCCTTCTTTTGTACTATACCTGTAATTATATCATTTTCTTTCTCAACAAGTTCTTTATATATAACGTCTCTTTCAGCTTCTTTAATTTCTTGAATAACTCTTTGTCTAGCATTTTGTGCTGCAACCCTACCAAATTCTCTTGGATTAACTTCAACATCAACTACGTCATCAAGCTCATATGTAAGGTTTACTGCCTTTGCATCCTCAAGACTTATTTCAAGTAGATTATCATAAACATCCTCTACTACTTTCTTTTGTGCGTACACGTGAGTTTCTCCAGTTTCTTTGTTTATAGTAACCTTAGCATTTTGAGATGTGCCATAGTTTTTCTTATATGCTGAAATAAGAGATGATTCTAGTGATTCAAATATAATCTCTTGATCAATTCCCTTTAGGTTTGCTATTTCAATTAGTGAGTCTATAAACTCATTGTTAATCATTTCTAAATTCCTCCCAAAATTCTAAAAATCATTTAATCGTACAGAAGCTACAATATCTTTATCTATTTCTATATCAGTGTTATTAACAGTAACTATAATCTTACTTTCTACAAGTCCTTTTAATATACCTTCCATAACTTTCTTTTCCATAAAAGGCTTGTAGAATTTAATTTTAATTTTTTTACCTGAGTATTTAATAAAATCAGTATCTTTCTTTAGTGGTCTATCAAGTCCTGGAGATGAAACTTCAAGATAGTAAGATTCTTCAATAGGATCTACTTCATCAAGTTTAGCACTTAAAGCTCTACTTACTGTCGTACAGTCATCAATATTGATGCCATCACTATTATCACTATCTATATAAAATCTAAGATACCATTCACCGGATTCTTTTATAAATTCTATGTCAACTAGTTCATATCCTAAACCTTCTACCAATGGAGAAGCAAATTCTTCAATAGTTAATTCTATGTTTTTCTTACTCATTTCCGCCCTCCTATCTCTTTTTTGTATTATTTGTATAAAAGTACATCACTTATGCATGAAAGCATAAATTAAAGAGTGGGTTTCCCCACTCTTTAAAACTAAGTTATATGTTATTTATTATCATTATAACACTTGTTATATTATATTTCAAGTTAAGGTATAATAGGCTTCTAATCTATTTTAACCTACTCCCTACAAGCGATGGTATTAAAAGCTCGTAGAGATTTTTATTTGCACTTATAGTTTTTATCTTTTGCCCTGTTATTTTTTTATATACTTACTGTTGGTTCAAGTATTGTCAATGTATTGTTATAAGTGTTAAGGTTAGCCTTTGCACCTATAGGTATAGCCATCTTGTATCTACCATGCCCTGATGCTAAATTTGTCATAAGAGGTTTATTCAATGGCACCATAACTTGATTAATTAAATCTTCATATGACTTATTATATGCAATCTCACAATTCGTACATTCACCCATAATAATCCCTGCACATTCCTTAAATTTACCTGCTAATATTAGATGGTTTATATACCTGTAAACTGTATTAATAGGCTCATGGACTTCTTCTATTAATATTATCTTTCCTCTAGTATCAATTTCAAATGGAGTGCCAAGATTATCTACAAAAGATGTAAGGTTACCCCCTATTATACTTCCCGTTACATTTCCGGGGACTCTGCTTATTAGAGGTACTCCAGGAGGATTTTCAAGCTTCCTTGGTGAGGTAAGTGTAGACGTCGCAGTGAAAAATTGATTAAAGTTGTATGCAGGAGTAGTCGACCTAAAGTCTATTAAAAGAAGACTATGAAAAGTAATTAAGTTAGCCCACATATACAAAACATTTAATAAAATTGTTATATCACTATACCCTGTGACAATTTTAGGATTCTGTGCGATAACAGAGTAATCAAGATATGGTATAATACCTGCAACGCCTACTCCACCCCTCGAGGGTATAATAGCCTTCACCTCAGGGTTTTTAAACATTTCCATCAAATCAGAGGCTCTCTGTTCTTCTGTTGCTGCAATATATCCACTAGAAGAATATACGTATTTCCCTAGAACTACATTAAACCCCATATTCTTAAGAGTCTGTATACCTACATTAATGACATTCGCAGATAATGGACTCCCTAAAGTAACTATTCCGATCGTATCTCCTGCACGTAAAATTTGTGGTCTCGTTGCCATACTCATTCACCTTCTAAATAAATTAATAATATATAATCTTACAATTCCGTAAAAACTACTTCTTGTCGTTATTTATATCCATAATCTCCCCACGGGCAAGAAGTTTAAATCTCCAGAATTACTAAAATTTCGTTTCATTATTACTAATATATTATATAAAGGTACTCATTGTTACTTACATTCATTATATAAATTCATCTCTTTTTAAACACCTTATTATTCGCTATGAGCCAGGTATTAAATTTAACTTCCATATTTTTATGTCGCTTATATACTCAAGCTAGGGCATTAAACAAATAATTAAGAACCCCTATGGAGTTCTTAATTACATCTTTTAATTGAATTCAACTCATCTACTATAGCTTCTACTCTAGCTATATCATTATGTAAGGAGTCAATATTTTTATTTATTCCTTCTTTAAGATTTTCATATTCAGATTCAAATACACCGTCCTTGTATAAGTCCTTTAATTTATATTTTACTTCATATTTTTCTTTTAGTACTCTCTGTGTATTTAAATTAGATTTAAACTGCTTTAATTCCTCTATAGCTTCAGTAATTAGTTCATCTATTGCTTCATTTCTAATATCAGTCATTTACATCACTCCTTCTTCATAGCATACATCTACAAGAAAGAAGATATTCATTCCAAATATTACAAACTAATTTACTTGCCTAGTAGTCTTATTTTTATTTCTTTCTGTGTTTTATTTTCTATTATATTTATTTTGTTTATCAATTATGATATTATCTATTATGTTATTAAATTAATCATAACGTTATCTCAGTAGAAAAAGCACCTATAATCAATTAGTAAGGAGCGAATCATTCACCTAGCTATAAGTGCTTTTTTGTATTTTACATGTTGGAATGAACAGATCCGACACCTGCATATATAGTGTGTAGATTAAACTCATTTATTTTAACTTATAAATAAAAATATATTTGTACCTCCATAATGATTATCATATGCTAATGTGTACGTATGCCTATACTTACCTCTTCTCAATTTATTAGATTCGACTACACATTGTCCTTATTTTGTGACATAAAAAATATCATAGAATTCAATCTGAATAATACGGTATCTTTATTAAATATTTACTTTATCATTAAGTCATGCAATAAACATGTTATGATTTAGACATGATATTAGGGCCTTTTGACAAAAATAAACTTACCTCACCCAACAGGGAAATACCCCTCTTTCTTATCACCAATAAGTGATGCTTCTATTTGCTTTTGAGTCTCGGTGGAAACAGTAATTGACACGTCACCCGAAGAACCTTCTTGTGATATGTACTTACTTCCAATAGAAGAAGCAAATATACCAAGTGCGATTAAAGCACCCGCACCTACGGACACCTTTTTAAAAGTATTAATTTTAGCCATTTATTCATCCTCCCTTTTTATTTAGATAAATTTAACGTTATTAATAAATACTCTAACAAAATACATATCTGATGTTACTATAATATATTTATGAATAGACTAATATACATAATAAAACAAATAAGAATTAACTCATTATACTCATATTGTATCTTACCTATCTATATATTATCATGCTAGTATAATTTGGAAAATAATTCAACTTTAAATACCGTATTATTAATTTTTCAAAGAACCTATTTACTTCACAATATAAACATTTTATGTAATAAAAAATACCGCTTATTCAATTTGAATAATACGGTATTTTAAAAAATTATTTACTATGTAATTAAAACATGAGAAGTAAGATACAATTGATTAAATCAATTAAATAAATTGGAATTTGTATTTCAATTACTTGTAATTTTGCAAACACTCTTTATACTTTTTCACATATTTTCTATCAAACTGTTGAGTGTAAGCTGTTATATGCAGTTCATCACCTTTAATTTCTATTTCTCTATTACCATGCTCTTTATAGAAACCAAACACATCTAATTCATCTACAGCTGAAATAAGTTTGTGATTTATTTGCCTAAAATTAAGATATCCGAGAAACTCCTCGTAAGAGTCGCATTCCTGTGTAATAATATCAAAATCATAAATATTTACAACATATGGAACTATGTTAACGACCTTATCAATCTCAACATACTTTGTAATTTCTGAAGGAATAATGCCAAAATTCTCGGCAGTTACACAAATAATATATTTCACTGCAGTATCATCAATATGAACCTCCTGCTCTGTTCCGTCAACACATTCTATAAATGCTTTCCCATCCTGTACTCGCTTTATTGAACGAACTCCTTGGGCATACGCCGTGCCAATTGCTTTATACACATCCTTTTTAATATCATCATTTATTCCTTTTAACGCATTAAGTGTTAGAAGTTTACTTTTACACTCACAAAAAAGTGTTCCTTCTGGCATACATACAGTTACATCTGCTTCGCCATCTTCATCTGTATATTTTAGCGATCTGAGTATAGTTTCTTTGTTAACTATTCGTTCAAAATACAATTGAGTTAAATCCTCTACAACATTACCCCTATTTTTGCTATATATTCCTACCACTTTTTTATCAAAAATTTTCTCAGCTATAAAAGTATAGTGAAAAAGCTTTGGTAAATTCATTAATGATGAAAATAGCAATGGCATGTATATATATTCTCCAAAGTCAACAAATGGCTTTGATATCAAAACTTTAAATTCCGCTAAATCTACTTTTTTGTAATCTCCTGCAAAAGCCTTAACACTTAAATAATCGCAAATATAATCTACTTCTTTTGAACCAATAGCACTTCGCAAATTCTTTTTATTTATTCTGAAAATATATCCTTCTTTTATACTCGGCAATTGCGGTTTTATTCTTCCACAAAATGCTTTTATCATATTTTGAATTTTATATTTTTCTGAATAAGCTCTTACTACTCTAACTCCATATGTATGAAAAATATATAAGATCATCTTTTTGCATGAAGTAAAAGAAAATCCCAACTTAGCTTTTATTTCATGATCTAATGGAGAATATAAGTTTTCTGCAAAACTAATAAGTTGATGAATATATCCGTCTCCACGAAATGCCATATTTTTTACTTTCATATGTTGTGCTTGTAAAAATGCCTCTTTCTCTTCATCTGTTGCATTTACCATCTTTAGTGCTTCAGTAAATAATTCTTCAATATTCGGAGTAAAAGCCTCTTTACAATACTTTTCTAATTTAAGATAATCGTCCCATTCAAATGGCTCATTTCCACTCTCTTTACATGCGAATAACGCATTAGTTACAAAATACTCAGATGCAGATATTAGTGAGTCTACACCCTGACCATATAGCAGCATCTGCATTTCGATTATTCCAGACAGAACATCTTCCAATGAGTATTTTGATAAAAATCCCACTACTTCATCTGTTTTGCTCATTTTAGCCCTCAACCTACCTTCACGCAAATTCCTATTTGTCTGCAAATTATATAAATAAAATTCACCCCATGTTCTCTTGTATACTTTACCATATTACCATATTCCAATAATAAATAATTAATTAACTCTCTAGCTTCCGTAATAGAACAATCACTTATGCTAATTTTTTCTCTTTTACTTATATATCAATCTAGAGCTTTAAAGACGCAACAAGATTGTTTTAAGTTAATATTCAACTTAATTTACTAGGTGACTCCGACATAAAAATAACCACCAATATTTATACACATGTGTTACCAAATGAAAAAATATCAGCGGTTAAAAAATAAGTAATATATTTAATTAGATTTTGTTATGTTATTTTAGGAAGCCTATTTTTCTAAACCATTGTCTTATCAAGGTTTTATGAATATATATTATATTCCAAGTTAAAACAATGTAAGCTGACTTGTATCAGGCATTCCATTTAAACAGCCATGTTGACTCATAATCTCGATTACTGTTTTTGATATCTTAGTTCTAAGTCTTAAATCTTCCTTTGAAATAAATTCTCCATTTTTTCTTGCTTCAACTATACTTTTAGCAGCTGTTTCACCAACACCTTGAAGTGCTCTAAAAGGAGGGAGAATTCCTTTATCTGTAACTTTGAATCTAATACTATCAGACTCGTAAAGGTCTACAGGGAGCATAGTAATTCCTCTAGCAAACATTTCATTTGCTACCTCTAGTACTGTTAAAAACCCTTTTTCTTTTGTAGTTAAGGTATTTCCCTTAGCCTCTATTTCTTTAATACTTGATACTACAGCTAGTTGTCCCTTAGACACAATACTTGCATCAAAATCTTCAAGACCTCTAACACTAAAATAAGTTGCATAGTAAGCCTCAGGGTAATAAACTTTAAAGTATGCAATTCTAATTGCCATCATAACATAGGCTACAGCATGACCCTTTGGGAACATATACTTAATTGTATTGCAAGAGTCTATATACCACTGAGGAACATTATTCTCCTTCATTTCCTCAATATCACCATCACGAAGACCTTTTCCTTTTCTTACTCTTTCCATTATCGTAAAGGCGTTTTTAGGCTTTACTCCCATAAGGATTAGATAGTTCATAATATCGTCTCTTGTACAAATAACTTCTTTCAGTGTAGCATATCCATCCTTAATAAGATCTTGAGCATTATTAAGCCAAACATCTGTTCCATGTGATAGACCTGATATACGCACAAGTTCTGCAAAGGTATGTGGCTGGGTATCTACAAGCATTTGCCTAACAAACTTAGTTCCAAACTCAGGAAGACCTAAAGTTCCAACTTCACACTTAAAGTATTCTTTATTTACATTTAGGATGTCTGTTGAGGTAAATAGGCTTAATACTTTTTCGTCTCCAAGTGGAATTTTTGTAGGGTCAAGTCCTGTTAAATCCTGGAGCATTCTAATTACTGTAGGATCGTCATGACCTAGTATATCAAGTTTTAAAAGTCTACCACTTATAGAGTGATAGTCAAAATGAGTAGTTATTATTTCAGAGTTTACATCATCAGCAGGTCTTTGAATAGGACAAAACTGATAAATATCATTATCTCGAGGTACAACCATTACTCCACCAGGATGCTGACCAGATGTTCTTTTTACTCCTGTGCACCCCTTAACTAGTCTTTCCACTTCAGCCATTGTTGACTTAACATTTCTCTCATCAAGATAATTCTTTACATATCCGAATGCAGTTTTCTCTGCTATGGTTCCAATTGTTCCTGCTCTAAACACATAACCTTCACCAAATAATTCTTCAGTATACTTATGTGCATTAGGTTGATACTCACCTGAAAAGTTAAGGTCAATATCAGGCTCCTTATCCCCTTCAAATCCAAGGAAAACCTCAAATGGTATATCAAATCCATCTTTAATAAGATTCTCATTGCATTTTGGGCATGATTTATCCTTAAGGTCTGCACCGGACCCTATACTACCATCGGTAAAGAATTCAGAGTACTTACACTTAGGACATACATAATGTGGAGGAAGAGGGTTAACCTCTGTTATTTCAGTCATAGTTGCAACAAATGATGAACCAACAGATCCTCTAGAACCTACAAGATATCCATCATCTAATGACTTTTTTACTATTTTATGTGAAATAAGATACAGTACAGCATATCCATTGCTGATAATAGAGTTTAGCTCCTTATCAAGCCTTTTTTGAACTATTTCAGGAAGTGGGTCGCCGTATATACTATATGCACGTGACATTGTCATGTTTCTAATTTCATCATCTGCACCATCTATTTTAGGGGGGAAGGTCCCATCTGGTATTGGCTTTATAACCTCAACCATATCCGCTATTTCATTAGGTGCTTTTATTACAACATCATATGACTTACTCTCACCTAAATATCTAAATTCCTCTAGCATTTCATCTGTTGATTTAAAATATAATGGAGGTTGATTATCTGCATCGCTAAATCCCTTACCTGCCATTAGTATTCTTCTATAATATTCGTCATGTGGATTAAGGAAATGTACATCTCCAGTTGCTACAACAGGTCTATTATACTTTTCTCCAAGTTCAACTATTTTCTTGTTTAAGTCTTTTAAACAACTTCTATTCTTTACAATACCTTTTTCCAAAAGAAATTCATTATTAGCAATAGGTTGTATCTCTAAATAATCATAGAACTCTACTAAACTTTTTATATCGGTTTCCGAGGTATTGTTTAGTACTCCCTTAAATATTTGCCCAGCTTCACAAGCTGAACCAATAATAAGTCCTTCTCTATGTTTTTCAATTAGACTTTTCGGAAGCCTTGGCCTTTTATGGAAGTATTTTAAATGAGAGTCTGAAATTAGTTTATATAAATTATACAGACCCTTATAGTTTTTAACTAATATAATTACATGATGAGTTTCAGCTTTATTTATATCAAACTCATTTAAATATAAAGAGTTAATATCTTCAATTGTATTAGCGCCTTTATCCTTTAAAATTTCAATAAGCTTTATGAATATTTCAGCTGTAGCCTTAGCATCATCAACAGCTCTATGATGATTTTCAAGTTGTACATTAAAATGTTGCGCTAAAATATTTAACTTGTATTTTTTTATACCTTTAACAAGCCATCTTGAAAGTGTTAAAGTATCTATTATTGTGCTATTGAATTCAAGCGATTCTCTAGAACATTTTTCTTTTATAAATCCTGTGTCAAATTTAGCGTTGTGGGCAACGACAGGACAATCACCTATAAAGTCCAAAAATCTTGGCATGACTTCTTTTATAGTATCCTTGTCCTTTACCATTTCGTTGGTAATTCCAGTAAGATTGGTTATTTCATATGGAATTGGCTTTAAAGGATTTATAAGCGCTGAGAAAGTATCAATAATCTTCATATCCTTTACTTTTACAGCACCGATTTCTGTAATTTCCTCTGAAGATTTATTAAGTCCAGTTGTTTCTATATCAAATACAACAAATTCATTATCAAGATTATATTCTCTAGAGTTAATAACAATAGACTCCCCATCGTCAACTAGATAACCTTCAACACCATATATAACCTTAACTCCTGTTTCACCTGCAGCATCCATAGCCTCAGGAAAGGCTTGAACAACCCCATGGTCTGTAATTGCAATTGCACTATGGCCATATTCCTTTGCCCTTTTTATCAGTGATGATGCAGAACAAACACCATCCATAGAACTCATTTGAGTATGCGCGTGAAGTTCAACTCGCTTTTCATTTGAATTATCTTTAACTTTCTTCTTTTCTTCTTTAACAACATAACTTGCCATGATTATTGTTTCTTTGGCAAATGTATCAAAGGTAACCCTTCCATGTACCGTTACACGTGAAGCTTCTTTTAACTTACTAATAGTTTCATCAGCAATCTCTGGCTTAAGAAACACTTTAATATTAACTGAACTTGTATAATCAGTAACATTAAACATAAGTAGAATTTTCCCACTTTTAAGTTCTTTAGTATCTATGCCAAATAGATCTCCAGTTATAGTTACTAAATCTTCCTCATCTAATGAATCTGAAATACTACACTTAAAGTATTCCTTAGGAACTCTACCATATATAACATCTGAGCTAGATACTTTATTTGTAGAGGTTATTTTAACGGTTTTAGGCTTTACCTCCTTAGGTATTTCTACAGAGGACACAGTTTCTATTTTACTATCTTCCTTAGCTTTAAATTCCTCATAGTTAAAGGCTTTATCAATAGTTTTAAATTCAACTAATAAGTTTTCATTATAAATTGAATTAATATGTGTTCTTATTTCTTTATCTATAGATTTATCCTTAAGAACCTTTTTTGCAAAATCACTTTCAACTTCAATAATTACTTTATTGTCTTCCAATGTAAATTTAGATATTTGCAAAAAGCAAAGAATTGTAGGGCTTGATCTAAAGATATTAAAAATAAAGTTTTTAAATTTATCACTATCTTCTAAGATATCTGAAAGCTTTGGAATATCCTGTGAGTTTTTTTCTATAAATAATTGTACACTTCCATTAATAGATAAGGATTCTTTAATTAGATGTTTTATTTTTTCTAATATATCCTCCTTAACATCACAAAGAGTGGAAAGAACAATATTCCACTCTTTGTTTGATTTACTTACATATACTTTTTTTAAATAAGTTTTATCTAATATTTCTTTAAAGGAAGTATCAACTACATCATTGTTTAAGTTAAGTATACTATTTAAAGTTTTCTCCACTGAACTTCCTCCTATTTAAAAATTTAAATTTAAAGTAGCTTTATTTCTTCAATGAGAGTATCTAAAAGCTTATCTTCAGGAACCTTTTTTACTATTTCACCTTTTTTAAAAATAAGTCCCTCTCCTATTCCACCTGCAATTCCTATATCAGCTTCTCTAGCCTCCCCAGGACCATTAACTGCACAACCCATTATAGCAACTTTAATATTTTTGTCTATATCACTTAAAGCTAATTCAGCTTTTTTTGCAATGTTTATTAAATCTATTTGAGTTCTACCACAGGTAGGACAGGAAATAATTTCAATTCCACCTTTTCTAAGATTTAAAGCTTTTAATATTTCTATTCCTGCTCTAATCTCTTCTACAGGATTGTCTGTTAAGGATACCCTTATGGTATCTCCTATTCCCATTGCAAGAAGATGCCCTATTGCAACTGATGACTTTATTGTTCCAGAAAATATTGTTCCAGCCTCAGTAACTCCAAGGTGAAGAGGATAGTCTGTTTTTTTTGCTAGAAGTTCATAACTTTTAATGTTATCCATTACATTTGAGGACTTAACTGATATTACGGTATCATAAAATCCATTATCCTCTAAAAGTTCTACATTTCTAAGTGCACTTTCCACTAATCCCTCTGGGGTAGGTCTTCCGTCTCTTGCTAGAATATCTTTCTCAAGAGATCCTGCATTAACTCCTACTCTTATTGGAATTCCAAAGTACTTAGCTCTACTAACTACCTCTTTAACTTTTTGAGGACTTCCAATATTTCCTGGATTAATACGAAGTGCATCTATTCCATTTTCCATTGATTTTAAAGCTAATTTGTAATCAAAATGAATATCAGCAACAAGTGGAATATGGATATTTTTTTTAATTTCACTTATAGCATTTGCAGCATCTAGGTTAGGTACTGCAACCCTTACTATTTCACATCCTGCTTTTTCAAGTTCTAATATTTGAAGAGTAGTTTTACTTATATCACTAGTATTAGTGTTAGTCATTGATTGAACAGTTATTTTTTCATTTCCACCTATATATATGTTTCCTACCCTAACTTTACGAGATGTTCTTCTCATGTACATCACCTTCTATTTAAAAAATCTTAGAATATCGTTATATGTAACAAAAACAATAAACGCCATTAGAAGTGCAAAACCAATAAAGTTTAATACTCCTATTTTATTTTGATCAATTTTCTTTCCTGTTAAAGCTTCAATTAGTAATATAATAACCCATCCTCCATCAAGTGCAGGGAATGGTATTAAGTTTAATACTCCAAGGTTTATACTTAAAAAAGCAACAAAGGATAAAAATGTCCATATGCCTGCTTGTGCTGCTTTACCTGAAAGGTCAACTATAGCAACTGGTCCACCGAAGGAATCCATAGATGCTCCTCCAGTAACTAAAGTTCCAATAAAGCTAACCATTTGCTTTATTGATGAAAATGTTTCTGTAAATCCATCCTTAAAAGCCTCTAAAATATTTCCTTTAACTAGTGTTGGAGCCATTCCTATCATATATCTTTTTTCTTTTTCATTATACTTTGGAGATAATTTTATTTCCTTTATAGTATTGTTTCTTTCAACTTTTACATTGAAAGGTTTCTCTTTATTTTCTGAAATAAACATGATAACTTCATTCCAAGTTCTAATTTTTTCATTATTAATTTGAATGATTTTATCGTTAGGTAAAATACCTGCCTCATATGCAGGATAATTTTTGTCTACACTACTAACAATAGGTTTAATTGATCCTTGATTATAGAAAACAAGTGTAAATATAACTATTGCGGTTATAATGTTAAATGCAGCTCCTGCAACTATTATTAGTAGTCTTTTCCATGGATTTTGGTTACAAAAAGCACGAGGATCATCGGAACCATCCTCTTCTCCTAACATTTTTACATAACCTCCTATAGGTAAAAGTCTTAAAGTATAGTCTGTTTCCCCTTTAGTAAATGAGAAAATTTTTGGTCCCATTCCAATTGCAAACTCAAGAACCTTTACTTTAGAAAGTTTAGCTGTAATAAAGTGCCCGAACTCATGTGTTGCTATTAAAAGACCAAAGACTAGAATAGCCGCTAAAAAAGTTGTCAAAATATCCACCACCTAATAATTATTTAGATAAATTTACGAAATCTCTAGTTTCCCTTTCAATTAAAAGTATATCATCAACTGTATAATCGTGTTGTGCTTTATGTTTCTCCATTGCCTTTTCAACTAATCTTTGAATTTGTAAAAATGAAATTTTACCTTCTAAAAAG
This genomic interval carries:
- the rimP gene encoding ribosome maturation factor RimP, with amino-acid sequence MSKKNIELTIEEFASPLVEGLGYELVDIEFIKESGEWYLRFYIDSDNSDGINIDDCTTVSRALSAKLDEVDPIEESYYLEVSSPGLDRPLKKDTDFIKYSGKKIKIKFYKPFMEKKVMEGILKGLVESKIIVTVNNTDIEIDKDIVASVRLNDF
- the nusA gene encoding transcription termination factor NusA — its product is MNNEFIDSLIEIANLKGIDQEIIFESLESSLISAYKKNYGTSQNAKVTINKETGETHVYAQKKVVEDVYDNLLEISLEDAKAVNLTYELDDVVDVEVNPREFGRVAAQNARQRVIQEIKEAERDVIYKELVEKENDIITGIVQKKEKQNILVDIGRLETFLTPTEQMPNEVYKHGDILKFYVVEVKKTSKGPNISISRTHPGIIKRLFEMEVPEIFDGTVEIKSIAREAGSRTKIAVYSKDENVDATGACVGPSGMRVQSIVSELKGEKIDIVKWSKEPAEFIANALSPSKVVSVKINEDEKSAKVVVPDYQLSLAIGKEGQNARLSAKLTGWKIDIKSESQAAAIEEEVDIIPSGDIVEDTVIEENTVEISTDAIEGEDA
- a CDS encoding S66 peptidase family protein, whose translation is MATRPQILRAGDTIGIVTLGSPLSANVINVGIQTLKNMGFNVVLGKYVYSSSGYIAATEEQRASDLMEMFKNPEVKAIIPSRGGVGVAGIIPYLDYSVIAQNPKIVTGYSDITILLNVLYMWANLITFHSLLLIDFRSTTPAYNFNQFFTATSTLTSPRKLENPPGVPLISRVPGNVTGSIIGGNLTSFVDNLGTPFEIDTRGKIILIEEVHEPINTVYRYINHLILAGKFKECAGIIMGECTNCEIAYNKSYEDLINQVMVPLNKPLMTNLASGHGRYKMAIPIGAKANLNTYNNTLTILEPTVSI
- the rnpM gene encoding RNase P modulator RnpM gives rise to the protein MKVKKIPERMCLGCQEMKPKKELVRVVKNKDGDIKVDLTGKSPGRGSYVCKCIDCFDKAYKAKRFERALSSPISPEVYENLKKELQSE